The Thermomonospora amylolytica sequence GCCACCTGCTGCGGGTCGTGCGGCAGACGCCGGATGGACCGCTGTACTACGAGTTCCCGGAGCTGAGCCGGATCTACGCGCGGGAGCGGCTGGAGCAGCTGATCTCGGAGCACTCCACCGGCCCGTCCGCCGGCCCCGGGCCGTACCGCCCGCAGGTCCCCGCCGCGGGACCGGACGGCAGGGGTCGCAACGGCGTCGCCCCGCACCCGGTCATTCCGCTGAGTCCCGTGCTGGACCGGCCACGGCCCCTGGTGTCGGTGGAACGCTGCGACGGCGAGCCAGAACGTTCCAGGGAACGGCAGGTGACCCCGGTGGCGGCCCGGCCGCAGGGCTGACCGGATCGGACGGCGTGACACCCACCGTGGGTAGCCCGCGTCTCCACGGTGGCACCGCTCGAGGCGGCTTCGGCGCCGTCTCCTTCCCCGGGCGCACCGGGGAGGGAGACGGCGCCGATCCGTTGCGGGCGGCGTTCAGTCCCGCGGTTTGAACAGCTGGGAGATGCACCGCATGGTGCTCTTCTGGAACGTCGCCACGAACCCCTCCACGGTGTCGGTGTCGCGCGGGCTGGCCAGGTAGGGCTTGAGCCTGCGCTCCACCTCCCGGACCCCGGGCTGCGTCGCCATGAAGCGGGCGACGGCCTCCAGCTCGCCCTGGTACTCGATGAAGCGGACCATCGTGTCGTCCTGGATGAACAGCGCGGTTCCCAGCACCCGGGCCACCTCCCGGCCCGACTCGTCCCGCACCGCCGGGTCGCCGACGCGCTTGAAGTCGGTGAAGATCTCGGCGATCTCGTCCTCGCATCCGGGCTTGATGTCGTAGGTGATGGCTGCGAAGGGCATCGTGCACTCCTGGAAGGTCGCTGGTGTCGGAAGAGGTCAGGACCGCAGGCGCACCGGGAGCTCGGCCAGGCCGCGGATGATGAGGTTGTCCCGGTAGCGCAGGGTGTCGGTGGTCGTCTCGACGTGCCTCAGCCGCCGGGTGATCGTGGCGAAGGCGATGGCGCCCTCCAGTCGGGCCAGCGGGGCGCCGAGGCAGTAGTGGATGCCGCCGTCGAAGGACAGGTGCCGGTTGCCCATCCGGCCCAGGTCGAGGCGGTCGGGGTCGGGGAAGACCTCCGGGTCGCGGTTGGCGGCGCCGCGCAGGATCACCACCTGCTCGCCCGCCGCGATCGGATGCCCGTTGATGTCGGCGTCGGTCAGCGCGGTGCGCCGGGACATCTGCGTGGGCGGGTCGTAGCGCAGCAGCTCCTCCACGGCGGACTCGGCCAGCCCCGGGGAGGTGCGCAGCCGGTGGAACTGGTCGGGGTTGCGCGACAGCGCCAGGGTGCCGTTGCCGAGCAGGTCGGTGGTGGTCTCGTGGCCGGCCACGTACAGCAGGATGCAGGTGGTCAGCAGCTCGGCCTCGGTGAGCCGCTCGCCGTCCTCGTGCACCGTCACCAGGTTGGTCAGCAGGTCGTCGGTCGGCCTGCGGCGGCGCTCGGCGACCAGCTCGCGGAAGTAGTCGTCGAACCGGGCGAAGGCCTCGTCGCGCGCCCGCTTGTCCTCCTCCGACAGCCGGAAGTCGGGGTCCACGCTGCGCGCGACGATGTGCGACAGCTCGCGCACGGCGTCCCGGTCGGCGGCCGGGACGCCCAGCATCTCGCTGATCACGGTGACCGGCAGCGGGTAGGCGAACGCCTCCATGAAGTCGACCTCGCCGGCGTCGATCATCTCGTCGAGCATCTGGTCGACCAGTTCCTGGATGCGCGGCGCCAGCCGGCGGACGGTCCGGGGCGTGAACGCCTTGTTGACCAGCGACCGCAGCCGGGTGTGCTCCGGCGGGTCCAGCAGGATGAACGGCCGGGCGCGGCCCTCCACGGGCTTGCGGAAGGTGTTCTCGCGCAGCAGGTCCGGCGATCCGTGGCCGAAGCGGTCGTCGCGCAGCACCGCGGTGCAGTCCCGGTACCGGCTCAGCAGCCAGTGGCCGAGGGGGTTGCGGTAGATCGGCGCGCGCTCGCGGAGCCGGTGGTAGTAGGGGTAGGGGTCGGCGCGATAGGCGGGATCGAAGGGGTTGAAGTCGATCTCCGGGGCCGTGGTCTCCGTCATCGGTGCTCCTCGGGGGTCACATCAGGGTGACCGCGGCGCTGTTGACGCACAGCGCCGCGATGGCCAGGGCGGTGCGCAGCAGGTGCCAGGAACGCCACAGCGGCCGCGGGTCCTGCCAGTCGGCCGGGATCGTCTCGGGGGTCAGCGCGCGCATCCGCTTGTTGATCGGCACGTTGCACAGGTGGGACACCACCGACACGCCCAGCAGCAGGACCGCCGCGGTCAGGAACAGCCAGCGGACCGTCCCCTGGACGGTCGCCGCGAGCGTCAGATCCAGCAGCGTCGAGCCGAGGACGATGATCGGCATCGTCGGATCCCAGTTCCGGCCCAGCAGTTTGTGCGCGTAGATGTAGCGGTCCGGCGGCATGGCCATCAGCGCGGGCAGCGTGCTGAGCGCTACTGCGAACAGCACGCCCGCGACCAGCCCGCTGCCGATCAGGACCGAGGCTCCCAGCATTCCGGTCATCGGAGGTCTCCCGGGTCGGCGAGGGGTGCTCGGGACGGCCGGGCGGCCGTCACGGGAGCATCGTGGGCGCCGGTGCTCGAGGAGTTCTGGGGGCTCGGTGGTCCGGGCCGTGGTGATCCCCGGGGGAACCGGATCCGTGCAATACTGTGTCTGTCTACATGTAGCCTGGCATGCTATTGGAGCGGACATGACCTACGAACGAGGGCCGGCCTCCGGCTCGGCCCTGGCGCGGGTGCGGCCGCTGTGGGCGGCGCTGGCGGTGGTGGGCGCCGCGGCGCTGGTCGGCCTGGAGTGGCTGGTGTCCTGGCTGACCCGTGACGAGGGCGAGCCGACCACGACCTTCGTGCTCGGCCTGGCGGCGGTGCTGCTGGCCGCGGCCTGGCTGGTGCTGCTGCCCGGCCCCGCCGGCCGGATCGGGGTCAGCGTGCCGCTGGTCTTCGCGGTGCTGCGGGCGTTCGACGGCATCGGCGACGGCGCTGCGGCGGTCCGCGTCATCTGCGTGCTCGAGGTCGTCGCGTGCATCGCGGCGGCGGTCCTGGTCTGGCTGTCGCAGTCGAGACCGCGGGCCTGAACCCCCGGACCCGGCCCCCAGCGCGGCTCCAGCGTCCCGCCATCCGGTGACGGCCGTGCTGCGCCACGATCCGAGATGCGGTCGCGCACGGGCGCGACCGGCGCATGGACCGACGGCTGGGAGGCTGAATGAGCCGGGAACTGTGGTTGCGCCGCCTTCGCCCGGCGCCGGAGGCCGGCGTGCGGCTGGTGTGCTTCCCCTACGCCGGGGGATCGGCCGTCATGTACCGCGGCCTGGCGGACCGGTTGTGGCCCGCCGTCGAGGTGCTGGCGGTGCAGTACCCGGGCCGGCAGGACCGTCGCCGCGAGGCGCTCGTCCACGACATCGGCGAGCTCGCCGACCGGATCGCCCCGCACGTCCCGGTGGACGCGGACCTCGCGTTCTTCGGGCACAGCATGGGGGCCGTGGTCGGCTACGAGGTGGCCCGGCGCCTGGAGCGCGAGGCCGGCGTCGTCCTCCGTGAACTGTTCGCCTCCGGCCGCCGTGCCCCGTCCCGGGCGCGCCCGCCGTTGCGGCCGCGCGACGAGGAGGAGTTCGTCGCCTGGCTCATCACCCTGGGCGGCGCCGGCGCCGGACTGCTGAACGACCCGGAGATGCGCGCGCTGTTCCTGCCGGTGCTGCAGGCCGACCACGGCGCGATCGAGGCGTACCGGCATTCCCCCGGACCCGTGCTGAACTGCCCGATCACGGTGCTGACCGGCGAGTCGGACCCGCTGACGACCCTGGCGGAGGCCCGGGACTGGGCCCGGCACACCACGGCCGGCACCGAGGTCCGCGTCTTCGCCGGCGGCCACTTCTTCATCGAGAGCGATCCGCAGGGCGTCGCCGACGTCGTACTGGAACGCCTGACCCGGCTCCGGGCGCGGCTCGCGGACTCGTGATCGAGCGGATCCTGCCGCCGAGCGCGGCGGCCGTCTGCGTGTACGGCGACGTCCCCGACGCCTTCCTGTTCCCCGAGGAGGAGGCGATGGTGCGCCGCGCGGTGGAGCGGCGGCGCCGGGAGTTCGCGTCCGTCCGCTGGTGCGCGCGGCGGGCGCTGGCCGACCTGGGCGAGCCCCCCGGGCCGATCCTGCGCGGGGAGCGCGGGGCGCCCCGCTGGCCGCACGGCGTCGTCGGCAGCATGACCCACTGCGAGGGCTACCGGGCGGCGGCCGTGGCGAGGGCCGGCGACGTGCGCGCGATCGGCATCGACGCCGAGCCGCACCTGCCGCTCCCCGAAGGGGTCCTGGAGACCGTCGCGCGCCCGGAGGAGCACGGCGCGCTGGGCATGACCGGACCCGGCGTGCACGCCGACCGGCTGCTGTTCAGCGCGAAGGAGTCCGTCTACAAGGCGTGGTTCCCGCTCACCGGGCGGTGGCTGGGCTTCGAGCAGGCCTCCGTCACGTTCGCGCCGAACGGGACGTTCACCGCCCGCCTCCTGGCCCCCGACCCTCCGCTGCCGGTCTTCCACGGGCGCTGGGCGGTCGGCGGCGGTCTGATCGCCACCGCCGTCACGATCCTCCCGCAGGACGGGGCCGCCCGCGGCTGAGCCCGCGGGCGGCCCCGCCGCCGTCAGGAGGAGCCCTCCAGCCAGTACCGGCCGTGCTGGAACGCGTACGTCGGCAGGTCGACCAAGTGGCCCGTGAGCAGCGGCGACCAGTCGACGCGCGCGGCGGTGACGGTGTGCACCCGGGCGAGGTCGGTGACGAACCGGCGATCCCGGAGGCTCAGCTCGACCAGGACGTGGTCGTCGAGCCGCCCGGCCGCGTCGGCCGGGTGCACCGTGATCCCGGACGGCGTCTTCCCGGCGGGAAGCTCCGGTTGCTCGGCGCCCCGGCGGCGCGCGACGACCAGCTCGGCGGCCTCCCGTAGGGGCAGCGCGCCGGCGAGATGGGCGGCGGCGATCTCTCCGACACCGTGGCCGAGGACCGCGTCCGGGCGGACGCCGTGCGCGCGCCACATCCCCGCCAGGGCGACCAGGACGGCGAAGTGCCGCAGGTCGTCGCGTTCCTCCGCGGACGGCTCCGCGCCGGCGACGACGTCGCGGCAGGCGTCGAATCCGGCGCGGAAGGACTCCGCGGACTCCCGGAGCCGGGCGATGTCGTCGTCGGCGGGCCCGTCCCCGGACCGGTCGGGCAGGACGAAGGCGATCCTGCGCCGCCGGTCCGGGGTTCCGGCGCACACGCCGGGCGCGGCGGCGTCCTTGGCCAGGGCGGCCAGCCCCTGCAGCAGTTCCTCGCGGTCCTCGCCCACCACCACGGCGCGGTGCCGGAAGGTCGCCCGCGTGACCGCCAGGGAACGGGCGATCCCGCGCAGGTCCGCGTCCGGGCGGTCCTGCAGGTGGTCGTGCAGCCGCCGCGCCTGGTCGCGCAGCGCCTCGGGGCTCTTGGCCGACAGCGGCAGCGGCACGGTCGCCGGGAAGTCAGGCGCGGGTGCCGGTGCGGGCGCGGCGTCCGGAACGGGCGGGGCCTGCTCGAGGATGACGTGGGCGTTGGTGCCGCTGAGCCCGAACGCCGACACCGCCGCCCGCCGCGGCCGGCCGGTGTCCGGCCAGGCGACGGGCTCGGTGAGCAGCCGCACCGCGCCCGCGCTCCAGTCGACCTGCCCGGTGGGCTCGGTGACGTGCAGCGTCCGGGGCAGCGTGCCGTGCGCCATCGCCAGCACCATCTTGATCACGCCGGCGACCCCGGCGGCGGCCTGGGCATGCCCGATGTTGGACTTGACCGTCCCCAGCCACAGCGGCCGCTCGCGGTCCCTGCCGTAGACGGACATCAGGGCGTGCACCTCGATGGGGTCGCCGAGGGACGTGGCGGTGCCGTGCCCGTCGACGGCGTCGACGTCGGCGGGGGACAGCCCGGCGGCGGCCAGCGCCTGCTCGATGAGCCGCCGCTGGGCGGGACCGTTCGGCGCGGTGAGCCCGTTGCTGGCGCCGTCCTGGTTGACGGCCGAGCCGCGGAGCAGCGCCAGCACCGGATGCCCGTTGCGGCGGGCGTCCGACAGCCGTTCCAGCAGCAGCACGCCCGCGCCTTCGCCCCAGCCCGTTCCGGCCGCGTCGGCGGAGAACGCCCGGCACCGGCCGTCGGGGGACAGCCCGCCCCGGCGGCCGAACTCGCGGAACAGGGTCGGGGTGGCCAGCACGGTGGCGCCGCCGGCCAGGGCCAGCTCGCACTCGCCGCTGCGCAGCGACTGCGCCGCCAGATGGAGGGCGACGAGCGAGGACGAGCAGGCGGTGTCGACGGTGATGGCCGGGCCCTGCAGCCCGAGGGCGTAGGAGATCCGCCCGGAGGCGACGCTGGCGGTGTTGCCGGTGATGACGTGCCCGTCCGGGACGGCGGAGGGGTCCCGCAGGTACGCGCGGGCGCCGTAGTCGTTGTTCATGATCCCGGCGAAGACGCCGGTGCGGCTGCCGCGCAGCCCGGCGGGGTCGATCCGGGCGCGTTCGACGGCCTCCCAGGACAGCTCCAGCAGCAGCCGCTGCTGGGGGTCCATGGCCAGGGCCTCCTCCGGGGGGATCTTGAAGAACGCGGGGTCGAAGGCGGCGGGGTCGTCCAGGAATCCGCCCCCCGAGCCCGGCAGCTCCTCCACCCGGTCCCAGCCGCGGTCGGCGGGGAACGCGCCGATGGCGTCACGGCCCTCGGCGACCAGCTCCCACAACTGCTCGGGAGTGCCGACCCCGCCGGGGAAGCGGCAACTCATGCCGATGATCGCGATGGGGTCGTCGGCGACGGCGGGGGCGGGGGCGGCGGAGGCCGGGACGGGCCGGTCGGCCTCCGCGACGTTCCCGGCGACGTTCCCAGCGGCGTCCCCGGCGATCTCCCGGCACAGGTACGCGGCCAGCGCGTCCGGGGTCGGATGGTCGAACACGACGGTGGAGGGCAGCCGCCGCCCGCACGCCGCGCCCAGCCGGTTGCGCAGCTCCATGGCCGACAGGGAGTCCAGGCCCAGCTCCTGGAACGCCTGCTCGCGTTCGATCCGGTCGGCGCCGGAGTGGCCGAGCACCACGGCGGCGGTCTCGCGCACCAGGTCCAGCGCGGCCTCGTGCCGTTCCGCCTCCGGCAGCCCGAGCAGGCGCCGCGCCCACCCGGCCGGGTCACCGCCGGCGGCCCGGCGGCGGGCCCGCGCGGGGACCAGCTCGCGCAGCACGGCCGGGGGACCGTCCGGTCCGGCCTGCGCGCGCAGCGCGGGCAGGTTCCAGCGGACACAGGTCACGGTGGGCTCGCCGGAGCGCAGCGCGGCGTCGAAGAGGGCCAGCCCTTCGGCGGAGCCCAGCGGCTCGACCCCGGCACGGCTCAGCCTGGCCCGGTCGGCGTCGGCCAGCCCGCCGGTCATGGCCCTCTTCTCCGCCCACAGGCCCCAGGCCAGGGAGACGGCGGGCAGCCCGGCGGCGCGGCGGTGCTCGGCGAGCGCGTCGAGGAAGACGTTGGCGGCGGCGTAGTTGCCCTGCCCGCCGCTGCCCAGCACACCGGCCAGCGACGAGTACAGCACGAAGAACCGCAGGTCCAGGTCCCGGGTCAGCTCGTGCAGATGCCAGGCGCCGGCCGCCTTGGCGGCGAAGACCCGGGCGACGCGGCCGGGGTCGAGCGAGGTGACGACGCCGTCGTCGAGGACGCCGGCGGTGTGCACGACCCCGACGAGCGGGTGCTCGGGCGGAACGGACTCCAGCAGTTCCGCCAGCCGCGCGCGGTCCGCGCCGTCGCAGGCGGCGACGACCGCCTCGGCGCCCAGCCCGGCCAGCTCGGCGACCAGCTCGGCGGCGCCCGGCGCGGCCGGACCGCGCCGGCTGGTCAGCAGCAGCCGCCGCACGCCGTGCCGTTCGACCAGATGGCGGGCGATCAGCGAGCCGAGTGCGCCGGTCCCTCCGGTGACGAGCACCGTCCCGTTCCCCGCCGGGGACTCGGAGCCGTCCGGCGGGGGAGCGGCGGAACGCACCAGCCGGGGCACGTACGCCCTGCCCCGGCGCAGGGCGAGCTGCGGCTCACCGGAGGCCAGCGCCGCGGCCACCGTCTCGCGGGAGACGTCGCCGTCGTCGACGTCCAGCAGGACGATGCGGCCGGGATGCTCGGTCTGGGCGGAACGGATCAGCCCCCACACCGGAGCCGAGCCGAGGTCCGGGGACTCGTCCGCGTCGACCGCGACCGCGCCCGTGGTGACGAAGACCAGCGGGGCCTGGCCGGGGAGCCGCTCCTGCAACGCCTGCAGGGCGTCGCAGACCGCGGCCTGCGCCGCCTCGGCGTCCGCGCCCCCGGCCGGGACGGCGACGATGTCGGCCTCGGCGGAGCGCGCGTCCGCGGCGGGCAGCTCGGCCGGCCTCCACCGCAGGTGGTACAGGACGCCGGGGGCTCCGGCGGAGACCGTCTGCGCGGCGCTGATCGGCCGTACGCCGAGCGCCTCCACGGTGGCGACGGGCGCGCCGTCCCGATCGGCGAGGTGAACGGTCACCGTGTCGCCGTCGAGGGTGGCGCGGACCCGCAGCTCGGTGGCGCCCGTGGCGTGCAGCGCGACACCGGACCACGAGTAGGGGACCCGAAGGTCGGAGGCGTCGTGCGCGGCGGCGTGCAGGGCGGCGTCGAGGAGGGCGGGATGCAGCCCGTGGCCCTCGGCGTCCACGTCCTCCGGCAGCCGCACCTCCGCGTACACGTCGGCGCCGTTCCGCCAGGCCGCGGTGACCCCCCGGAAGGCGGGACCGTAACCCAGGCCCAGATCTTCGAGCCCGGTGTAAAGGTCGGCGACGTCGAGCGGCTCGGAACCGGGCGGCGGCCACGCGCCCGCCATCGCGGTGGGCTCCGGCCCGGCCTCGACGCCGAGGACTCCGGTGGCGTGGCACGTCCACGGCGCGTCCTCGGCCCCGGCCGGACGGGAGTGAACGGTGATGCCGCGCCGGCCCGCCTCGTCCGGCGCCGCGACGGAGATCTGCAACCGGACCTGATCGGCGGGGCCGAGCATGAGCGGCGCCTGCAGGGTCAGTTCCTCCACGCGCGGGGCGCCCGCCAGCTCGCCCGCGTGCAGGGCCAGCTCGACCAGCGCCGCGCCGGGCAGCATGACGGCGCCGTGCACCGCGTGGTCGGCCAACCAGGGCGTCTGCTCCACGCTGATCCGCCCGGTCAGCAGCAGCCCGCCGTCGTCGGCGTCCTCGACCACGGCGCCCAGCAGCGGATGCCGTGCCGGATCCAGCCCCGCCGAGGCGACGTCCCCGGAACCGGCCGACGGATCGAGCCAGTAGCGGGTTCGCTGGAAGGGATAGGTGGGGAGCGCGGTGTGCTCTCCGGGGGTGAGCCGCCGCCAGTCGATGGCGGCGGTGCTGGTGGTGTGGAGCTCGGCGAGGGCTTCCAGGAACCGGTGCGCGGAAGGCCGCTTGGGGTTCTGCAGGGAGATGACGTTCGCGGTGTCGAGGGTCTGCTCGGTGAGAGCGGCGAGCGTGGGCCTGGGAGTGATCTCGAGGTAGTGGGCGACGCCGTTCTGGTGGAGGGTCTGGACGCCCTGCCGGTAGTGGACCGTGCGGCGGATGTGGTCGGTCCAGTACTGCGGGGCGGTGATCTGACCGGGGTCGGCGATCTGCCCGGTCAGGTTGGAGATCAGGGGGATCCGGGGCGGGTGGTAGGTGAGGGCCGCGGCGACGTCGTGGAACTCGTCGAGGACGCCGTCCATGTGCGCGGAGTGGAAGGCGTGGTGGACGCGCAGCGGCGTGGTGCGGATGCCCTGCTCGCCGAGTCGTCCGGCGAGGGCCTGCAAGGTATCGGGGTCACCGGACAGGACGGTGTTGGCCGGGGAGTTGACGGCGGCGACGGCCACGTCCGGGGACCGGTCGAGGAACGGGGCCAGGGCCTCGGACGAGGCGTGGACGGCCAGC is a genomic window containing:
- a CDS encoding SchA/CurD-like domain-containing protein, with the translated sequence MPFAAITYDIKPGCEDEIAEIFTDFKRVGDPAVRDESGREVARVLGTALFIQDDTMVRFIEYQGELEAVARFMATQPGVREVERRLKPYLASPRDTDTVEGFVATFQKSTMRCISQLFKPRD
- a CDS encoding cytochrome P450, which gives rise to MTETTAPEIDFNPFDPAYRADPYPYYHRLRERAPIYRNPLGHWLLSRYRDCTAVLRDDRFGHGSPDLLRENTFRKPVEGRARPFILLDPPEHTRLRSLVNKAFTPRTVRRLAPRIQELVDQMLDEMIDAGEVDFMEAFAYPLPVTVISEMLGVPAADRDAVRELSHIVARSVDPDFRLSEEDKRARDEAFARFDDYFRELVAERRRRPTDDLLTNLVTVHEDGERLTEAELLTTCILLYVAGHETTTDLLGNGTLALSRNPDQFHRLRTSPGLAESAVEELLRYDPPTQMSRRTALTDADINGHPIAAGEQVVILRGAANRDPEVFPDPDRLDLGRMGNRHLSFDGGIHYCLGAPLARLEGAIAFATITRRLRHVETTTDTLRYRDNLIIRGLAELPVRLRS
- a CDS encoding anthrone oxygenase family protein, producing MTGMLGASVLIGSGLVAGVLFAVALSTLPALMAMPPDRYIYAHKLLGRNWDPTMPIIVLGSTLLDLTLAATVQGTVRWLFLTAAVLLLGVSVVSHLCNVPINKRMRALTPETIPADWQDPRPLWRSWHLLRTALAIAALCVNSAAVTLM
- a CDS encoding thioesterase II family protein; this encodes MSRELWLRRLRPAPEAGVRLVCFPYAGGSAVMYRGLADRLWPAVEVLAVQYPGRQDRRREALVHDIGELADRIAPHVPVDADLAFFGHSMGAVVGYEVARRLEREAGVVLRELFASGRRAPSRARPPLRPRDEEEFVAWLITLGGAGAGLLNDPEMRALFLPVLQADHGAIEAYRHSPGPVLNCPITVLTGESDPLTTLAEARDWARHTTAGTEVRVFAGGHFFIESDPQGVADVVLERLTRLRARLADS
- a CDS encoding 4'-phosphopantetheinyl transferase family protein, producing MIERILPPSAAAVCVYGDVPDAFLFPEEEAMVRRAVERRRREFASVRWCARRALADLGEPPGPILRGERGAPRWPHGVVGSMTHCEGYRAAAVARAGDVRAIGIDAEPHLPLPEGVLETVARPEEHGALGMTGPGVHADRLLFSAKESVYKAWFPLTGRWLGFEQASVTFAPNGTFTARLLAPDPPLPVFHGRWAVGGGLIATAVTILPQDGAARG
- a CDS encoding type I polyketide synthase, whose protein sequence is MANEDRLRDYLKRVTADLKVTRERLREVESASREPIAIVAIGCRYPGGVESPEDLWDLVVSGADAITGFPADRGWDVDGLYDPDPERPGKSYTRHGGFLHEAAYFDAEFFGISPREALAMDPQQRLLLETSWEALERAGIDPSSLRGSPTGVFAGVMYGDYASRLRPAPEEVEGYLTAGSAGSVASGRVAYTFGFEGPAVTVDTACSSSLVAVHLAVQALRNGECTLALAGGVTVMSDPGSFVEFSRQRGLSADGRCKAYSAAADGTGWAEGVGVLLLERLSDAKRHGHPVLAVLAGSAVNQDGASSRLTAPNGMAQQRVIRQALASARLRPADIDVVEGHGTGTTLGDPIEVHALQAAYGQDRDRPLWLGSVKSNIGHTQAAAGVAGMIKMIMAMRRELLPRTLHADEPSPHIDWDAGAVRLLNEPVPWPRDEERPRRAAVSSFGISGTNAHLIIEEAPAAEPSPARERPSPSMPLPVLLSGKTGQAVRDQARRLLDHVRDNGDVPLADIAHTLARRPAFAHRAVVLAHDHDSLAEALEAAADGRADDGVARPGKVAFLFSGQGSQHPGMGRDLYHAFPVFAEAIDEVAAHLEPHLDRPIKQLLFDDDGTLLDQTRYTQPALFAFHVACHRLLEHLGVHPDLLIGHSLGELSAAYLAGVWSLPDAARLVAARARLMHGTPPGAMLAVHASSEALAPFLDRSPDVAVAAVNSPANTVLSGDPDTLQALAGRLGEQGIRTTPLRVHHAFHSAHMDGVLDEFHDVAAALTYHPPRIPLISNLTGQIADPGQITAPQYWTDHIRRTVHYRQGVQTLHQNGVAHYLEITPRPTLAALTEQTLDTANVISLQNPKRPSAHRFLEALAELHTTSTAAIDWRRLTPGEHTALPTYPFQRTRYWLDPSAGSGDVASAGLDPARHPLLGAVVEDADDGGLLLTGRISVEQTPWLADHAVHGAVMLPGAALVELALHAGELAGAPRVEELTLQAPLMLGPADQVRLQISVAAPDEAGRRGITVHSRPAGAEDAPWTCHATGVLGVEAGPEPTAMAGAWPPPGSEPLDVADLYTGLEDLGLGYGPAFRGVTAAWRNGADVYAEVRLPEDVDAEGHGLHPALLDAALHAAAHDASDLRVPYSWSGVALHATGATELRVRATLDGDTVTVHLADRDGAPVATVEALGVRPISAAQTVSAGAPGVLYHLRWRPAELPAADARSAEADIVAVPAGGADAEAAQAAVCDALQALQERLPGQAPLVFVTTGAVAVDADESPDLGSAPVWGLIRSAQTEHPGRIVLLDVDDGDVSRETVAAALASGEPQLALRRGRAYVPRLVRSAAPPPDGSESPAGNGTVLVTGGTGALGSLIARHLVERHGVRRLLLTSRRGPAAPGAAELVAELAGLGAEAVVAACDGADRARLAELLESVPPEHPLVGVVHTAGVLDDGVVTSLDPGRVARVFAAKAAGAWHLHELTRDLDLRFFVLYSSLAGVLGSGGQGNYAAANVFLDALAEHRRAAGLPAVSLAWGLWAEKRAMTGGLADADRARLSRAGVEPLGSAEGLALFDAALRSGEPTVTCVRWNLPALRAQAGPDGPPAVLRELVPARARRRAAGGDPAGWARRLLGLPEAERHEAALDLVRETAAVVLGHSGADRIEREQAFQELGLDSLSAMELRNRLGAACGRRLPSTVVFDHPTPDALAAYLCREIAGDAAGNVAGNVAEADRPVPASAAPAPAVADDPIAIIGMSCRFPGGVGTPEQLWELVAEGRDAIGAFPADRGWDRVEELPGSGGGFLDDPAAFDPAFFKIPPEEALAMDPQQRLLLELSWEAVERARIDPAGLRGSRTGVFAGIMNNDYGARAYLRDPSAVPDGHVITGNTASVASGRISYALGLQGPAITVDTACSSSLVALHLAAQSLRSGECELALAGGATVLATPTLFREFGRRGGLSPDGRCRAFSADAAGTGWGEGAGVLLLERLSDARRNGHPVLALLRGSAVNQDGASNGLTAPNGPAQRRLIEQALAAAGLSPADVDAVDGHGTATSLGDPIEVHALMSVYGRDRERPLWLGTVKSNIGHAQAAAGVAGVIKMVLAMAHGTLPRTLHVTEPTGQVDWSAGAVRLLTEPVAWPDTGRPRRAAVSAFGLSGTNAHVILEQAPPVPDAAPAPAPAPDFPATVPLPLSAKSPEALRDQARRLHDHLQDRPDADLRGIARSLAVTRATFRHRAVVVGEDREELLQGLAALAKDAAAPGVCAGTPDRRRRIAFVLPDRSGDGPADDDIARLRESAESFRAGFDACRDVVAGAEPSAEERDDLRHFAVLVALAGMWRAHGVRPDAVLGHGVGEIAAAHLAGALPLREAAELVVARRRGAEQPELPAGKTPSGITVHPADAAGRLDDHVLVELSLRDRRFVTDLARVHTVTAARVDWSPLLTGHLVDLPTYAFQHGRYWLEGSS